Within Vespa velutina chromosome 8, iVesVel2.1, whole genome shotgun sequence, the genomic segment TCGTTGCGTTCTAAAAATTGATAgaagcaataataatagtagtatagTGTTTTCTTAAGTACACAATGTTCaaagtaggaaaaagaaaattgataaattaaattacatctGATTCAAGTTGACCAAAGgctaaatgaaaattatcgtGTTGTTGTAATATCGGCAATAGGcgaattttatttccattaataaTTTGACTGACGATATCACGATATTCTCTTACATCCGTTTGcaatgattttaaatttttcaatactctttgctttaatttaatcaattccAATGCACGAATCTTTTTATCTCGAGCTGTGATAAAGgataaagatacatatatatatatatatatatatatatagatattttatgacaattttgttttcttttccttttttttgttcttccattcaaacataataatgaaaaaaatgtttctttatcgtttttatccgtaaaaattaattaattaaccgTATAATTTGAGAACACCACGATATTGATTTATCTTGTCTCTCGTGGTCCATCGTTCATCAGacattttatgaattttgACTTGTTTTGCGGTTaacatttttgtaaaatttttttacaccacaaattctccttttttttccttctttcccgatacgtatataaatatataaatatgtatatatgtatatatatatatatatgtatatatatatgtttgtgtgtatgcgtgtattgTTCTTGCCTTTATCAAACATAAATCTGaatgaattttgttatttcgctttcgataatcgattatataaatacctaaataaataaagtgaaatGTGTTTATATACGAGGTGtacttttcaaaaaatatttttattgctttGACATAATGAGATCATTCatgatattaaacaaaaattattgatatcatGCATTATCTAacaaatcttttaatatcattccCATGGCTGCTGGATTGTCTTTTGGTACCTAAAATTTATCACATATGTActtattaaagattttctatttattttctattaatatataatacaatgaaCCGGCGATTATGAAAGccatttaaatcatttaaaaaattaaaatacacgCATGCATGGTCGcgcattattattaaaatttttttaaatcgcataaaagagaattatttttcctctttttttttcttttttttcattttgtcaaaaataaatacatacacttaccctttctcttttgtgCTTGTCattatggaaaaataattattatttaaaattgcattttttcatttcaattttaattaataatttctcaattgaaatattttatatcaatataaaaaacaaaatatatttatatacatacgtatgacTTCTTAGAAcaacttttatataatcactagttcatatttgtttaaaataaattattatatagaaaaagagaaacgaaaaaaaaaaaaaaaaaaaaaaaaaaaaaaaaaaaaaaagaaaaaataaaaagaaaagaaaaaatacgtaCCATGTGTCCTGCCCTGTTGACCCAATAAACgccaaaattattatatcttttagaaTAACCTTCGATAATGTTATCGAAGACCAATGAACGTCTCTCGGAGTTAATCcaataattagaatttttccaTTTCAATGTGTCAACCCAAAGTATCGTGcctaaaaaaattgttctaatGTCACTCGAGTATTCCGTTTtgattgtcaaaaaaaaaaaaaaaaaaaaaaaaaagagagagagagagagagaaaaaaataaataacgtgtaaaatattaaattcatgCCTGGCGTATCAACGATAAGGTCCATGTGTCCAGTATAGACGAATACATTGAGATCAGTTTCGTTCAACAAAAGTTCCactataaaatatgataacgtTTCATCAATACATATAGATTAGAACATAACAGTGAGAAACATTATGATCTTTATTCGacgaagataaatatatgtactttagcttgttgatatttaatttactcTCATGCGTTTAAATGAACATTTTATCTTGAAGCATTAAGGGTATCAAACTTAAtcaatatatactttatacgtTAGTAAGATAATAACTGCTATCACAAGTGAAAGAAATTATCGGATAGATTATTTTGATctcttaaataaaaagagagagagagagagagagagaaaaagaagaatttttttttttatataacaagatGATACCTTTATCGACCACTGGTTTCATGAAATCCTGACGCAACATATAGAACACGTTGTTGGATTGTtcattatgataatttttaataccaAGTGCCTTTCTTACAGGTCCATTCATCAATTGTTCTAAACTTCCACTATCTCGATAAGACAAACCTTGATATATTGCGTCTGTAATATaatcacattattattattattattattattattattattattattattattaaattgtgaTGATAATTTCGTAGCGTGTCAACGAAACTAAAGTTAATTAAATGttgttaaaaatttgaatttttcttctttttatttttaaaatgatagaaaaaaatcattacatatatatatatttctttttttttatataaaatcattatatatatatatatgtgtgtgtatataaatataaaagagatatgaTCACCTTTGTCAATATGGATTGACGATTTTTCTCCGTGATTTTGAGAACGTATAAAGGAGGGTGACAGTTTTGTTAGAATGTTAtagaaatcgatattatccgtAGCTTTTAGAATTACATTTTCCGTATCACCCCATAAAGATGTTGCTGTTAACCATTTGCCGTTATTAACGGCATCTCTCGTTGCCTTAGCtgatttatcaatattatcgtaacCGTTCGAATCGATCATACcctaaagaaatatgaaatatttttgtagaaCATGGCAtattatgatcgatcgataaatatatcgatccGATCGTCagaaaatttatcttatattaaGGTATTACcgcgttaaataaaaatggtgCCCAAGTCATGACAGAATCGATAGGAGATATCCAGGCGTCGCCAAGACCAACCCCTTTCagattacttttaatattaccTGCTTTTTCTGCCtacaaatttgatatataattttttatatgaaaaaaaaaaaaaaaaaaaaagaaagaaaagaaaaataagataacatTCAGACCTTGTACCAAACAAGAGCAAATTCAGCACCCATTTTTCCGCCATATGATTCCGTTAAGATATACGTTGGTACATCGGAAAATTCAGGTAATTCCTTTAAAAAACCTTTCATACATTCAACGAGATCAAGTGcaatttgtttgttcgttttggCATATGCCGCTACATTTTCGACATAGCTGAAGCCAGTACCAACTGGATTGTCGATGAACAATACATTGTAATCTTTAACctgttagaaaatatttcctttttttgtgttttcttttttctttttttctcgtgtttttttttttttaacgataccACCAACgagattttcttattttattatcatcatgaGACATGTTGGTGAaggttaaagagagagagagagagagaaagcaaaagaaaaaagaaaagaatagaaagaaaaaatgaaaaaattcctACCCACGTATAATTTCTAgcttttaaatttgtattaagcGGACCGATTTCCTCGAAATTTCCATAAGACGTCGAGGATCCACCAGGACCACCTTGTAACCAAATCAATAATGGTCTTTCATAATACGATTGAACGTTTGCTGTGGTATAATAAAGCCACCAAAACATATGTGAATATTGTCTAACCGTGACATGTCCCCAATCTTGTTCCCCTGGACCGAAACCTTCTTTTcctgatataaaaattattatccacGTCAAttatccttcatttttttttctttgatcatttatttatttaattatataattatttatatatctttatcgttgttaattattctctctgtatgagataataaatatataatattattttgaatttgatTAATCTTACCGAGACTTCCGGAAAGAAGGGACGACACTATGAAAATAGTTAACGTTAAATAATACATCTTCACGAATTAGGATTTACGGGATTACTGAATGCACAGATTTTCAtcattgtatttaatatactGTCTTATCGATACATCAGACAGATTAGATACGATTCTATACGTGATCTTTATgacaaagtatatatatatatatatatatatatatatatatatatatatatatgtgtgtgtgtgtgttgtagTAACATGATTGTGTTTAAAATACTCTGAATGTAATAACATCTGCATCTTCTACTAATATGCAGAGattaaacttatatataatatatagtaaaaattaatataatatatatattatattaataaaataataataataataataataataataataatatatatatatatatatatatatatttcttttttccattatgaACTTCATGAAATCACGTTATTCATATAGTAtagatttatcttttctttcgatataatcgataCATTTTGTCTTTACATTTAATAGATATACCAGATTTAGCTTCAATCAACGTTTACAAATATTACCAATATATTGCGATATTGGAGAAAAacaatagattttatatatatacgtatttatataaggCGTTTCTGCTtttataatctctctctctctctctttctctctctctctctctctctctctctctctctctctctctctctctctttttctctatctctctaaaCATAACTATTGTCCTCGGTGGAAGTATTTATTTTGCtcataattatacatttttattttaagaatataataatttaataaagtacattattaaatatatttactttttattttgaaatattgtatattaaaatattgtattgttaataatattttattacgattaagtacgtattatatatgtgattCAATCTCAGATCTTATCTCTTGCcaacttttatattcttttcttatatttttttttctttttttttttttttttttttcaattttttctatatatatataaagaaaatatcaaaacaaCAGTAGAActgaatcgttttatttttttttttttttttttttttttttttttttcttcagtaCAATAATCTCTTAATAGagaatgattaatttaaagtcgtatttaacttttttttttttggtcctTGCTTTTAATAATACCTCAAGCAATTTAATTCATAACGCAATATAACacatttgattaaataatacatacgtattatatatatatatatatataatctgattaataatatagtcGGATAATtaggtatattttttctttttttcttttgtttacttctttttttttttattaatagagattatattataccatcgcataaattacatatacaacGAATAGAGTTGCCTTGGATtctttcatgtatatatatatatatatatagatgttattttattttttattatctcttaatcgtttctcttttcttttatttttttttgttttttttttttttattcgtttaaattattattaaccaaGAAAAATTGGCAGTAGTTTTACGTGACGCATTATATTGAGAGCAGACAcaatgacattaataatacaaaaatcatCAAACTTCGTATTGGAATCATTATGgggtttttcttctttttttttcttttctactctctttctttttcttttcagaaaAGGGAATAATAAAGGATGTGGAGGGGGAAGGGGAAAGGAGGCCAGGGATATATTCGATTCGGTGACATTTATTTGACGGTTTTATGTACTCATATACGGCCTATATTCCTATAAGTTTACATGAACCGTCGTATATAATAGACGCATTAAGATCTATAATATTGTTGTTTTCAGATTGAAACATTAAACGGACTCCGATAGGATggtatatcttattttaaaatttattacgtaTCATTACATGTccgtaaataatatagaataatgcTATTACAATAATGGATTTAATTCGAAGACCAACCAAGGGTATagaattaacattaataaaatatagaaattttaattattatgttaatacccttgagatataatattttctgtgGGATGATCACTTAGAATTATATCTTAGATTACAAAAATACGTAAAGGCACttgataagaatttttaagttttctttttctttttttttttttttctttcttttcattttctttttcttttttttagagttttttgtttattattattattattattattattattattattattattattgtaattacttttttgtttgtttgtttgtttgtttgtttattcatttatttatttgttcatcgATCGAATAGATTCTTCCTCTCGCTcattctttcgtcttttctaATCATGCAAAACACACGATTAATGCGATAGATCATTTGTCCCATAATACGATTTGAATTCAACGTatagagagatgaaaaaggtTTTATGCGATAGTTTCATGCGATCGGACAGATAAGGATAATAGATgcaatttttctttgctttttgattttcttttttttttctttttttttctctctctttattttttttttttttttttttttttagcaccAATCTTCTCAATATACTTATGACTAGATAAACACATTCGACAAATAATGTGtggaaagattattattattattattattattattattattattattgttgttgttgttgttgttgttgttgttgttgttgttattattatcattaatatttttttcgacttCTATACCATTTTTAACTATaggaacaataaaaaatatcacctcacaatataaaaacataagtaaggtatatatatttatgtgtgtgtgtgtgtgtgtgtgtgtgtatacaggATGGGATAAAAACTTCGACAACCTTCActatatcctttctttttagagCTATAGAGAATTTTTGatgttattttaaaatcattagtTTAGAAGATATTTCATTGTTGGTGTCCTTAttacgaaggagaaaaaaaatgtaatttaaaaaaattattaacaaaattaattttattataatgatattatatgtttaaataaataaagaataaattacgaTTGAAAACGGTATTTGTATCGTGTTTCTACGACTTTTCGTTTCGAAGATATCGccttcgaaagattttcattcataatgaTTTGTACAGTACAGCTGTtcgtagtagtgtagtagtagtagtaatagtagtagtattgtAGTAGGGCAGCGTAAATTCTTGGAATTTATATAGGTTAGTATGTCACCGTGccaatatgaatgaaattatgtaGGTCAGTAggttaatttaaatatctttcacTTATATGGAAATATCTTCGGAACTAAAGGACATAGAGATTTGAATTAAACGCCATTTTAAAGGgtaaaattttctctatttcttttttttttttttttcaacatattgttaataattaattaacaagttttgtaaacaaattcatatttttatataatttattttactttgtcAATTAATACATTCAATTTGCGactgatattttaattaattaattgaaattacattacagttaataaataattaataaacaaattgttttttttatccgacgaaacaatttttttttgtatacgattttaataaacaagtTTTTCAATCGCATGGGAATATCTTCGGAATCAAAAGTCGTAGAGATTTGGATCGAACGCCATTTCAAAGGgcaaaattttctctattatttaaatatatttttaataataaattaaaaatttgttataaataatttttgtaaacaaattcttacgaacataatttatcttattatatcttgtcaaaaaataaatttgtattgcgaatgattttataaaattacattaattaataaacaattaataagcaaattattctttttttttttttagaaaacaatttcttttctatacttTTGCTAGCTAGGTTTTTTCAATTGCATGGGAATATCTTTGGAGATAAAAAGCGTAATAAATTGAAGTACAgaataagtataaataaaatggagaGATTTAAGGTGATCAAAGTTATTATCCTGGcctgtatgtttatatacatacatatatatatatatatatatatatatatatatatatattatatgtattatatgagaGTCTATTTTGTTCAAATCCAAGAAGCATTAAAGTTATAAATACAAATCGTGTTTATATGGTATCTTTTCATATTAAGAAGAATACAAAAGAATAGCAACATGatactttgaaatatatattttgaacatAACAGCATTCGCATCTTtcaaaagaaacattaaatatatatatatatatatataatatttaccacttaaaaaaaatttatcgtattGTACAGGAAGCTGTGTAAATTTAGGTGGCTCGCTAATTGTATGCCCTGGTCCAACCTCTgacttttctatatatatatatatatatatatatatatatatatatataatatatatata encodes:
- the LOC124951365 gene encoding retinoid-inducible serine carboxypeptidase-like, translated to MYYLTLTIFIVSSLLSGSLGKEGFGPGEQDWGHVTVRQYSHMFWWLYYTTANVQSYYERPLLIWLQGGPGGSSTSYGNFEEIGPLNTNLKARNYTWVKDYNVLFIDNPVGTGFSYVENVAAYAKTNKQIALDLVECMKGFLKELPEFSDVPTYILTESYGGKMGAEFALVWYKAEKAGNIKSNLKGVGLGDAWISPIDSVMTWAPFLFNAGMIDSNGYDNIDKSAKATRDAVNNGKWLTATSLWGDTENVILKATDNIDFYNILTKLSPSFIRSQNHGEKSSIHIDKDAIYQGLSYRDSGSLEQLMNGPVRKALGIKNYHNEQSNNVFYMLRQDFMKPVVDKVELLLNETDLNVFVYTGHMDLIVDTPGTILWVDTLKWKNSNYWINSERRSLVFDNIIEGYSKRYNNFGVYWVNRAGHMVPKDNPAAMGMILKDLLDNA